From one bacterium genomic stretch:
- a CDS encoding deoxyuridine 5'-triphosphate nucleotidohydrolase translates to MIVSPGFVNILELIDREAQVQGAGVDLSLRDISRFAGTGALDFTNQLRRLPDTAAIEWQDPLGNELTDPSLSEQARTTYGGYAELEPGGYLVRYNEIVEVPPDAIGVILPRSSLMRSGATLFSAVWDPGYRGRGQGLLSVWNPLRLYRNARIGQIFFIRLEGKTKRLYDGDYQGEGV, encoded by the coding sequence ATGATAGTCAGCCCCGGATTCGTGAACATTCTCGAACTCATCGACCGCGAGGCGCAGGTGCAGGGCGCGGGCGTTGACCTTTCGCTGCGCGACATCAGCCGGTTCGCCGGCACCGGCGCGCTGGACTTCACGAACCAGCTCCGGCGCCTGCCCGACACCGCGGCGATCGAGTGGCAGGACCCGCTCGGAAACGAGCTTACCGACCCGTCGCTGTCAGAGCAGGCGCGCACAACCTACGGCGGATACGCGGAGCTCGAGCCGGGCGGATACCTTGTGCGCTACAACGAAATCGTCGAGGTTCCGCCGGACGCGATCGGCGTCATCCTCCCGCGCTCCAGCCTGATGCGCAGCGGCGCGACGCTTTTTTCCGCGGTGTGGGATCCGGGCTACCGCGGCCGCGGCCAGGGGCTTTTGTCCGTGTGGAATCCGCTGCGCCTTTACCGGAACGCACGCATCGGCCAGATTTTCTTCATCCGCCTCGAAGGCAAAACGAAGCGCCTCTACGACGGCGATTACCAGGGCGAGGGAGTATAG
- a CDS encoding HD domain-containing protein, translating to MAKHAFPMHSIRSGERYESDIFLGREFLLRQGHPVTPELFIRLKRRGVKELTTPLESLAVRMRERVGALPALHREKLAERRDALLAEAGVESAVPHEIYDRAVAASAAAFLDAANGTLTDFSPLFNCANELAERVKFTGGEVYKPLDTPSPDLYYTRHGVNVAVLLLSVMDGAAEEVGKAQVAMGGLLHDIGKAHVPGTILFKQGALSEDEWNAVRDHVSHSMKHLAAAIEVAPEIRGMIEGHHEKWNGTGYPAGKAGEDIPALARWLTCCDVYDALTTTRAHQGRVAPPIALELLLQSAGSHFDPDVAGKISLRLGTYPVGSYLLLDVDRTALVVRNFPGDAPDRPEVVPVTFDGGEPRAGARFRISGRSEVSDIIDV from the coding sequence ATGGCGAAACACGCATTTCCGATGCACTCGATCCGCTCCGGCGAGCGCTACGAGTCCGACATATTTCTCGGCCGCGAGTTCCTGCTCAGGCAGGGGCATCCGGTCACCCCGGAGCTGTTCATCCGGCTCAAGAGGCGGGGCGTGAAGGAGCTGACCACGCCGCTCGAATCGCTGGCCGTCCGGATGCGCGAGCGCGTGGGCGCGCTGCCCGCGCTGCACCGCGAGAAGCTGGCGGAACGCAGGGACGCGCTGCTGGCGGAAGCGGGGGTGGAATCGGCAGTTCCACACGAGATATACGATCGCGCGGTAGCAGCTTCCGCGGCGGCATTCCTTGATGCTGCAAACGGCACTCTTACCGACTTCTCCCCCCTCTTTAATTGCGCGAATGAGCTTGCGGAAAGGGTGAAGTTCACCGGCGGAGAAGTGTACAAGCCGCTGGACACGCCGTCGCCGGATTTGTATTACACGCGGCACGGCGTAAACGTCGCGGTATTGCTTTTGTCGGTGATGGACGGCGCGGCGGAAGAGGTGGGCAAGGCGCAGGTAGCGATGGGCGGGCTGCTGCACGACATCGGCAAGGCGCACGTGCCGGGGACGATTCTGTTCAAGCAGGGCGCGCTTTCGGAAGATGAGTGGAATGCGGTTCGCGATCATGTTTCTCACAGCATGAAGCATCTTGCAGCGGCAATCGAAGTCGCGCCGGAAATCCGCGGGATGATCGAAGGGCATCACGAAAAGTGGAACGGCACGGGCTATCCGGCTGGGAAGGCGGGCGAGGATATCCCAGCGCTTGCCCGGTGGCTGACCTGTTGCGATGTTTACGACGCGCTGACGACGACGCGCGCGCATCAGGGCAGGGTGGCGCCGCCTATCGCGCTCGAACTCCTGCTCCAGAGCGCGGGGAGCCACTTCGATCCGGACGTGGCGGGGAAGATTTCGCTTCGGCTGGGGACGTACCCGGTCGGAAGCTATCTGCTGTTGGACGTTGACAGGACGGCGCTGGTCGTCCGCAATTTCCCCGGCGACGCGCCCGACAGGCCGGAGGTCGTACCGGTCACATTCGACGGAGGGGAGCCGCGCGCGGGCGCGCGCTTCAGGATTTCCGGGCGCTCGGAAGTATCCGACATTATTGATGTATGA
- a CDS encoding tetratricopeptide repeat protein, translated as MLFAAPARAQAGAGAPADAANPAQDVVHLVCPVDGTQFDYAPKKLPRGHLIQDRDFCLRLVPDLSSFATTELYSARLAVCPKCGFCAEPASALWKGESAASRWYRDNIAPKDGQGASKPSSSPWDEFERAAKLIEKSGAPERDSAVQWLNAAYALRTGFWSEHPDWARVAAKLESDLRTATAGSGSVPSPKSLYEDSIEIPSYFGDLLLDGGRAYPAMGILSLYWLARGETARAKHALNSFAELASAAGSAPANSGAALMSELTGEGLLEKMRGYQENAISAFEEALNQGQLTVGEVPVVYYHLAELYRRTGDLGMAERYYNLAKASPALNPDVKKRTDEGLALLGADEKLYSTLDDYVSGRAIDELPLEDISRELPVPEAPAEAAFSGEGETRDLLKEPADDATPHKNEAIVIGRPKKDGEVGKNEEPANDSGAADVDDETMYAATDEPDASKLHAPEKQTDGESADASESAQPEKKPGDGILILKREPGPEEESESAAPVELKPVIAEETPEEAAETENAETPPVAVETPAEAEGGEPTANESGEAKSIDELIRESVEIQTGAVPEGDVVPEDPSIPAEYWGMVIPGYYIEEPEESGEGEGDSEEGGSEESESGGDKENNQAEE; from the coding sequence ATGCTTTTTGCAGCTCCCGCGCGCGCGCAAGCTGGAGCGGGCGCGCCGGCGGATGCCGCGAATCCCGCGCAGGACGTCGTCCATCTCGTTTGTCCGGTGGATGGTACGCAGTTCGATTACGCCCCTAAAAAATTGCCCCGCGGGCATTTGATTCAGGATCGCGATTTCTGTCTGCGGCTCGTGCCTGATTTATCCAGCTTCGCGACCACCGAACTGTATTCCGCGCGGTTGGCGGTTTGTCCGAAGTGCGGATTCTGCGCGGAGCCCGCGTCCGCGCTGTGGAAAGGAGAGAGCGCGGCGTCGCGCTGGTACCGCGACAATATCGCGCCGAAGGACGGACAAGGCGCATCCAAGCCGTCGTCTTCGCCGTGGGACGAGTTCGAACGCGCGGCGAAGCTTATCGAAAAATCAGGCGCGCCGGAGCGCGACAGCGCGGTGCAGTGGCTCAACGCGGCTTACGCGCTGCGCACCGGTTTCTGGAGCGAGCATCCGGATTGGGCCAGAGTGGCGGCGAAGCTTGAAAGCGACCTGCGGACTGCAACTGCGGGAAGCGGCTCGGTGCCCTCCCCCAAATCGCTGTACGAGGACTCTATCGAAATCCCGTCGTATTTCGGCGATTTGCTGTTGGACGGCGGGCGCGCGTATCCCGCGATGGGAATCCTTTCGCTTTACTGGCTCGCTCGCGGCGAGACCGCGCGCGCGAAGCACGCCCTCAATTCGTTCGCGGAGCTTGCATCCGCAGCCGGAAGCGCTCCCGCAAATTCCGGCGCGGCGCTGATGTCCGAGCTGACGGGCGAAGGGCTTTTGGAAAAAATGCGCGGCTACCAGGAGAACGCGATTTCCGCGTTCGAGGAGGCGCTCAACCAAGGCCAGCTTACCGTAGGCGAAGTGCCGGTGGTGTATTACCACTTGGCGGAGCTGTACCGGCGCACGGGCGACCTTGGAATGGCGGAGCGGTACTACAATCTTGCCAAAGCGTCCCCGGCGTTGAATCCGGATGTGAAAAAGCGCACCGACGAAGGGCTTGCGCTGTTGGGCGCTGACGAGAAGCTTTATTCCACGCTGGACGATTACGTGAGCGGGCGCGCGATTGACGAGCTGCCGCTTGAGGATATTTCGCGCGAATTGCCCGTTCCCGAAGCGCCGGCAGAGGCCGCGTTTTCAGGTGAAGGCGAAACGCGGGACTTGCTCAAAGAACCGGCGGACGACGCAACTCCTCACAAGAACGAGGCGATTGTCATCGGCAGACCAAAGAAAGACGGCGAAGTTGGAAAGAATGAGGAACCTGCTAATGATTCCGGGGCTGCCGATGTGGATGATGAAACTATGTATGCCGCAACGGATGAACCGGACGCGTCAAAGCTGCATGCGCCCGAAAAGCAGACTGACGGTGAATCCGCAGACGCGAGCGAATCCGCGCAGCCGGAAAAGAAGCCGGGAGACGGAATTCTGATTCTCAAACGTGAGCCGGGACCAGAAGAGGAATCGGAATCCGCGGCGCCCGTTGAATTGAAGCCTGTTATTGCCGAAGAAACGCCTGAAGAGGCGGCGGAAACGGAAAACGCGGAAACGCCGCCCGTGGCCGTCGAAACACCAGCGGAGGCGGAAGGCGGTGAGCCGACCGCCAATGAATCCGGCGAAGCAAAATCCATTGACGAATTGATCCGCGAAAGCGTCGAAATCCAAACGGGGGCCGTGCCGGAAGGCGACGTCGTTCCCGAAGACCCGTCAATTCCCGCTGAATACTGGGGGATGGTTATACCCGGATACTACATCGAGGAGCCGGAGGAATCAGGGGAGGGGGAAGGCGATTCCGAAGAAGGCGGTTCGGAGGAAAGCGAATCCGGCGGCGATAAGGAAAACAATCAGGCCGAGGAATAG
- a CDS encoding FHA domain-containing protein, protein MTEEKTLLAGSATEEAKALPVAPCPNCGEAALDADGYCAECGLDLTAPEDIGKLEPEALLAGVVLLRLCAPGGEPCEFPAGTFTIGRADADFTVADAYVSRKHAEIRVADSGISVVDLGSTNGSFVNGERLEKNAPRELAPGDVLKFGQTEIAWEFMGKQSSRLGVESSELEKDKKEALDVADSADLEAGLETPESGQAASQDASDGGGRETEAAAAESETIPSGWRLVCTSREMPPIELPMGATVLGRKAGKCDVVISGDGYISGAHAKIDVREDGIFITDLGSTNGTYVGSEQLPPNAERALAEGESVMLGETELRLDRS, encoded by the coding sequence ATGACAGAAGAAAAAACATTGCTTGCGGGAAGCGCAACGGAGGAGGCCAAAGCACTGCCGGTTGCGCCATGCCCAAACTGCGGCGAAGCGGCGCTTGACGCCGACGGGTACTGCGCGGAATGCGGGCTGGATTTGACCGCGCCGGAGGACATCGGGAAGCTGGAGCCGGAGGCTCTGCTCGCTGGAGTCGTGCTGCTGCGGCTGTGCGCGCCGGGGGGGGAGCCGTGCGAATTCCCCGCGGGGACATTCACCATCGGCCGCGCGGATGCGGATTTCACTGTCGCGGACGCTTATGTGAGCAGAAAGCACGCGGAAATACGCGTCGCCGACTCCGGAATATCGGTCGTGGACCTCGGAAGCACGAACGGCAGCTTCGTCAACGGCGAGCGGCTGGAAAAAAACGCGCCGCGGGAGCTTGCGCCGGGCGACGTTCTCAAGTTCGGCCAGACCGAAATCGCGTGGGAATTCATGGGAAAACAAAGTTCGAGGTTGGGAGTTGAGAGTTCGGAGTTGGAAAAAGACAAAAAGGAAGCCTTGGATGTCGCGGATTCTGCAGATTTGGAAGCGGGATTGGAAACGCCGGAATCCGGACAGGCCGCATCGCAGGACGCATCGGACGGGGGGGGGCGTGAAACCGAGGCGGCGGCGGCGGAATCAGAGACTATCCCTTCCGGATGGCGTTTGGTTTGCACGAGCCGGGAAATGCCGCCGATCGAGCTGCCGATGGGCGCAACCGTTCTCGGCCGCAAAGCGGGAAAATGCGATGTCGTTATATCGGGCGACGGTTATATTTCTGGCGCGCACGCGAAAATCGACGTCCGGGAGGACGGCATTTTCATCACCGACCTCGGCAGCACGAACGGGACATATGTCGGCTCCGAACAGCTTCCGCCGAACGCGGAGCGGGCGCTCGCAGAAGGCGAAAGCGTGATGCTCGGAGAAACCGAGCTGCGGTTGGATCGCTCATAG
- a CDS encoding VWA domain-containing protein, whose product MHDEDFDTKGDPAVSVERDKESASEQATIVSDSGIVDGERTVVASLGADAGLEATVVASPDADRTVITAALSGDATVVTGAGGLVAAPVEQFKPVVEMAVSAQFPYALARQKTTNHVLVEASSFFEGRETARAPVAVALVLDKSGSMEGRPMEQLKIAVKYLVDRLTPADLLTIVVFGEESEVVMPLRRVLNANLIKQHVDAIRPRGTTNLWGGISDAVVQLLSTQAPHHLKRVLLLTDGEANEGITDYQSIVSEVRSRHASGISFSTLGMGIEYNEELMMAIAKNTGGNYHFVEHPDEIPKVFERELGSLFGVVGNEPEIRLKLRKGVSVARVYGLEYKAEGREVTIGLPSLEAGTTQAALIELAIEPHPPARFKKLEVELSYKPFGGTERVTQRAGVVFEFTLDKDKVRGHESERVRQALATRDVAAQLERAASLAGKDAQTATMIVSQAETQLLASGRSEDATIIAGVAAKMKTGQVDAATKLLSGARFRLDQDKTQIQKAPNR is encoded by the coding sequence ATGCACGACGAAGATTTCGACACGAAAGGCGATCCGGCGGTATCCGTCGAGAGAGACAAGGAATCCGCCTCGGAGCAGGCGACAATCGTCAGCGATTCGGGCATCGTGGACGGCGAGCGCACGGTAGTGGCGTCTCTTGGCGCGGACGCGGGCTTGGAGGCGACCGTCGTCGCCTCGCCGGACGCGGATCGCACGGTGATCACCGCCGCGCTTTCGGGAGACGCGACGGTCGTCACGGGCGCGGGCGGGCTTGTCGCGGCGCCGGTGGAGCAGTTCAAGCCCGTCGTCGAAATGGCGGTGTCCGCGCAGTTTCCGTACGCGCTCGCCCGCCAGAAGACGACGAACCATGTTCTGGTCGAGGCATCGAGCTTTTTCGAGGGCCGGGAAACCGCGCGCGCGCCGGTCGCGGTCGCGCTCGTGTTGGACAAGAGCGGCTCGATGGAAGGCCGCCCGATGGAGCAGCTCAAAATCGCGGTCAAGTATCTGGTCGACCGGCTCACGCCCGCCGACTTGCTTACGATAGTCGTCTTCGGCGAAGAAAGCGAAGTCGTGATGCCGCTGCGCCGGGTTCTGAACGCGAACCTGATCAAACAGCACGTTGACGCGATCCGGCCGCGCGGGACGACGAACCTGTGGGGCGGAATCTCGGACGCGGTAGTGCAATTGCTCTCCACGCAGGCGCCGCACCATTTGAAGCGCGTATTGCTTCTCACCGACGGCGAAGCGAACGAGGGGATCACCGACTACCAGAGCATCGTGAGCGAGGTGCGAAGCCGGCACGCGTCCGGCATCAGCTTTTCCACGCTGGGGATGGGCATCGAGTACAACGAGGAGCTGATGATGGCGATCGCCAAGAACACCGGCGGGAACTATCACTTCGTCGAGCATCCGGACGAAATTCCGAAGGTGTTCGAGCGGGAGCTCGGCAGCCTTTTCGGCGTGGTGGGCAACGAGCCGGAAATTAGGCTGAAGCTGCGCAAGGGCGTGAGCGTCGCGCGCGTGTACGGCCTCGAATACAAGGCGGAGGGGCGCGAGGTGACGATCGGGCTGCCCTCGCTTGAGGCGGGGACGACGCAGGCAGCGCTAATTGAGCTCGCGATAGAGCCGCATCCTCCCGCGCGGTTCAAGAAGCTGGAGGTCGAGCTTTCGTACAAGCCGTTCGGCGGAACCGAGCGCGTGACCCAGCGCGCGGGCGTCGTGTTCGAGTTCACGCTGGACAAGGACAAGGTGCGCGGCCATGAAAGCGAGCGGGTGCGGCAGGCGCTGGCGACGAGGGACGTCGCGGCGCAACTCGAACGCGCGGCGTCGCTTGCGGGCAAGGACGCGCAGACCGCGACGATGATCGTATCGCAAGCCGAAACGCAGCTTCTGGCGAGCGGCCGAAGCGAGGACGCGACGATAATCGCGGGTGTAGCGGCGAAGATGAAAACCGGACAGGTGGACGCGGCGACGAAGCTACTTTCGGGCGCGCGGTTCCGGCTCGACCAGGACAAGACGCAGATTCAGAAGGCGCCAAATAGGTGA
- a CDS encoding zinc-ribbon domain-containing protein, translated as MSNYCSKCGAANEQGWKFCVSCGSELSAPARSYAPPSTAPPSGAAPAPTAAPSGIDAQEQSCPASPQWGPGAAASPGEHRAPPQPDANAPQWGSPGPASGAPSAPGQPYARQYQAQPPRHFACVEAIPHPDLPVAQDSLSEIISKAFRMYFANFGAFFGTYWVMMLIVMFAAMIAAFIPFVGNLAQFLVSPILVGVYFVFLKTIRGHRTDIGDAFSCLSEKYVPALIATLVQGFLTAVPVLAIVFITMGGSIIQLLAMNDPSKFEDWDFWKGLIFNYVIAIVLIGLVMLFVNFVMPLIADDEHDFWRAITRSVVFVWRHYWEVFLLSLIAGFMAMLGLLLLLIGVIFTAPLYFVFFMAYYEARKGEF; from the coding sequence ATGTCCAACTACTGCAGCAAGTGCGGGGCGGCCAACGAGCAAGGATGGAAGTTCTGCGTATCCTGTGGCTCCGAGCTTTCCGCGCCCGCGCGCTCGTACGCGCCGCCTTCCACAGCCCCGCCTTCCGGAGCCGCGCCTGCGCCAACAGCTGCGCCTTCCGGAATCGACGCCCAAGAGCAATCCTGCCCGGCCTCTCCGCAATGGGGGCCAGGCGCGGCAGCCTCACCTGGGGAGCACCGCGCTCCGCCGCAGCCGGACGCGAACGCGCCGCAGTGGGGCAGTCCCGGCCCGGCTTCCGGCGCGCCTTCTGCGCCGGGCCAACCTTACGCGCGGCAGTACCAAGCCCAGCCGCCGCGGCATTTCGCCTGCGTCGAAGCGATCCCGCATCCCGACCTACCGGTCGCGCAAGACTCGCTGAGCGAAATAATTTCCAAAGCGTTCCGGATGTACTTCGCCAATTTCGGCGCGTTTTTCGGAACGTACTGGGTGATGATGCTGATCGTTATGTTCGCCGCGATGATAGCGGCGTTCATTCCGTTCGTCGGCAACCTCGCGCAGTTCCTGGTTTCGCCGATCCTCGTGGGCGTTTATTTCGTGTTTCTGAAGACGATCCGCGGGCACCGGACAGACATAGGCGACGCGTTCTCGTGCCTTTCCGAAAAATACGTGCCCGCGCTGATCGCGACCCTTGTCCAGGGATTTCTCACGGCAGTTCCGGTCCTGGCCATTGTTTTCATCACGATGGGCGGCTCGATAATCCAGCTTTTGGCGATGAACGATCCGTCCAAATTCGAGGACTGGGATTTCTGGAAGGGGCTTATCTTCAATTATGTAATCGCTATAGTGCTCATCGGGCTCGTGATGCTCTTCGTCAATTTCGTAATGCCGCTCATCGCCGACGACGAGCATGATTTTTGGCGCGCGATAACGCGCAGTGTGGTTTTCGTCTGGCGGCACTACTGGGAAGTGTTTCTCCTTTCGCTGATAGCCGGGTTCATGGCGATGCTGGGACTGCTTCTGCTTTTGATCGGTGTGATTTTCACCGCACCGCTTTACTTCGTATTTTTCATGGCGTACTACGAAGCGAGGAAGGGGGAGTTTTGA
- a CDS encoding zinc ribbon domain-containing protein produces the protein METEYSFCHFCGEETEINDVFCRACGKQLKELEAPIPEIIEQKSKCECESPPIGPYKPFVGESYQAEPSDSLTQILKKAFKFHCRYFGDIFAICLVIGIIASGLPGLLGLIFELIQEHSPLKDVANGFRFALELLLGPFGLCIWILLFRLLAGQKCTVDMAIGGLKGKYWAALSVGLVEFGIVFGVVFASAAFLGYAGSAFAMSIAFNDTLDESKLPPPPEFSWGLVMLFAAALLVLFLLNTLIQFSMPLFASGEASGPKANWKSVKYSASNLPEAMALKVLGGLIALSGLLAFIVGLIFTAPFAHTFTVVYFQARKARFNI, from the coding sequence ATGGAAACGGAATACTCCTTTTGCCATTTCTGCGGAGAAGAAACGGAAATCAACGATGTGTTTTGTCGCGCGTGCGGAAAGCAGTTGAAAGAACTGGAGGCGCCGATTCCCGAAATCATCGAGCAGAAATCAAAATGCGAATGCGAATCGCCACCGATTGGACCATACAAGCCCTTCGTCGGCGAGTCGTATCAGGCAGAGCCGTCAGATTCGTTAACTCAAATTTTAAAAAAGGCATTCAAGTTTCATTGCCGTTATTTTGGCGATATATTCGCCATCTGTCTTGTAATCGGAATAATAGCTTCTGGATTGCCAGGGCTTTTAGGTTTGATATTTGAGTTGATACAAGAGCATTCGCCCTTGAAGGATGTGGCGAATGGATTTCGGTTTGCATTGGAATTGCTTCTTGGACCATTCGGGCTGTGTATCTGGATTCTACTTTTCAGGTTGCTGGCTGGACAGAAATGCACCGTCGACATGGCAATTGGAGGATTAAAGGGAAAGTACTGGGCCGCCTTAAGTGTAGGATTAGTTGAATTCGGTATTGTGTTTGGTGTGGTTTTTGCCAGTGCAGCATTTCTGGGATACGCGGGATCTGCATTCGCGATGTCAATCGCTTTCAATGACACGCTTGACGAAAGCAAATTGCCGCCGCCCCCAGAATTCAGCTGGGGCCTGGTTATGCTGTTTGCTGCCGCATTGCTTGTGTTGTTTCTGCTTAATACCTTGATTCAATTTTCAATGCCTCTTTTCGCAAGCGGAGAAGCCAGCGGACCGAAAGCGAATTGGAAAAGCGTTAAGTATTCGGCAAGCAACCTTCCCGAAGCAATGGCTCTTAAAGTCCTTGGTGGGCTAATCGCATTATCAGGCTTGCTGGCTTTTATAGTAGGCTTGATTTTTACCGCTCCGTTTGCGCATACATTCACGGTTGTATACTTTCAGGCAAGAAAAGCGCGCTTTAACATTTGA
- a CDS encoding acyl-CoA dehydrogenase family protein, producing the protein MRDAVRAWVDERFRPIVAEHFEAHTFPLDLVPEMAELGLFGPTLPEKYGCPAVDNIAYGLIMQELEAGDSGLRSFASVQSALVMYPIFTWGSEKQKDHWLPRLAKGTAIGCFGLTEPDHGSDPGGMVTRADPADGGGWVLNGAKMWITNGTIADVAVVWAKTPDGIGGFLVERGAPGFSAPEQKRKLSLRASVTSELIFDNVKVPAENKLPDARGLKCPLSCLTQARYGIAWGAIGAARDCFGCAVDYAKSRTQFERPIASFQIQQQKFAEMLTDITAAQLIAHRLGVLKDEGRMHHAQVSLAKRNNVAMALRVARECRQVLGASGITLEYPVIRHMNNLESVITYEGTHDIHTLVLGEAATGIAAFV; encoded by the coding sequence ATGCGCGACGCGGTGCGCGCGTGGGTGGACGAGCGATTCCGCCCGATAGTCGCGGAGCACTTCGAGGCGCACACGTTCCCGCTCGACCTCGTCCCGGAAATGGCGGAGTTGGGGCTGTTCGGCCCCACGCTCCCCGAAAAGTACGGCTGCCCGGCGGTGGACAACATCGCGTACGGGCTGATAATGCAGGAGCTGGAAGCCGGAGACTCCGGCCTGCGCAGCTTCGCCAGCGTCCAGTCGGCGCTTGTGATGTACCCGATATTCACCTGGGGCAGCGAGAAGCAGAAGGATCATTGGCTGCCGCGGCTCGCGAAGGGAACGGCGATCGGCTGTTTCGGGCTGACCGAGCCGGACCACGGCAGCGACCCCGGCGGGATGGTGACGCGCGCGGATCCTGCGGACGGCGGCGGCTGGGTGCTGAACGGCGCAAAGATGTGGATAACGAACGGGACGATTGCGGACGTCGCGGTGGTCTGGGCCAAAACGCCGGACGGCATCGGTGGATTCCTCGTCGAGCGCGGCGCGCCCGGATTCTCCGCGCCGGAGCAAAAGCGCAAGCTCTCGCTGCGGGCCAGCGTGACGAGCGAGCTGATATTCGACAACGTGAAGGTTCCCGCGGAGAACAAATTGCCCGACGCGCGCGGCCTCAAGTGCCCGCTTTCATGTTTGACACAGGCGCGCTACGGGATCGCGTGGGGCGCGATCGGCGCGGCGCGGGACTGCTTCGGCTGCGCGGTGGACTACGCGAAAAGCCGGACGCAGTTCGAACGCCCGATAGCCTCGTTCCAGATCCAGCAGCAGAAGTTTGCGGAAATGCTCACCGACATCACCGCCGCGCAGCTGATCGCGCACCGCCTCGGCGTGCTCAAGGACGAAGGAAGGATGCACCACGCGCAGGTGTCGCTCGCCAAGCGCAACAACGTGGCGATGGCGCTGCGGGTCGCCCGCGAGTGCCGCCAGGTATTGGGCGCGAGCGGAATAACGCTCGAATACCCGGTCATCCGCCACATGAACAACCTGGAAAGCGTGATCACGTACGAAGGCACGCACGACATCCACACGCTGGTTTTGGGCGAGGCCGCGACGGGCATCGCGGCGTTTGTGTGA